From Candidatus Binataceae bacterium, one genomic window encodes:
- a CDS encoding glycosyltransferase family 4 protein — protein MCEDLSLAHEITFIAGPSYHVGERARRLWTRERMGRVTIIRTWGTRLPKQRLPLRLTNLATYFALATIAAMRLERPDIIVAETDPPLLGALGAILKRRWQCRLVYNVRDLYPDIAHAIGGVKNPLLLSLLERGNRLAFDRADRVVVIGHDMRARVLAKGVPEDRTVVVPDWVDCERIRPLASNPFRAQFGDKFVVMYSGNLGLSQQLDTVLQAAEILRDDQRIVFALIGEGANKKALMQHAAARALVNIMFMPYQPKDKLAESLGAADLHLIPLAPGTAGCLVPSKIYAILAAGRPFVAMMDETAEVARIAREEAVGFVIRPGDARALASAIGDAIDRPEILRQMGARARRVAVDRFDRHKVTREFDAMLTRVAVGPA, from the coding sequence TTGTGCGAGGACCTGTCTCTGGCCCACGAGATCACGTTTATCGCCGGGCCGTCGTATCACGTCGGCGAGCGCGCGCGCCGCTTATGGACGCGGGAAAGGATGGGCCGCGTCACCATCATCAGAACCTGGGGCACGCGCCTGCCCAAGCAGCGCCTGCCGCTCAGGCTCACCAACCTCGCGACCTATTTTGCGCTCGCGACGATTGCCGCGATGCGACTCGAGCGCCCTGACATCATTGTCGCGGAAACCGATCCGCCGCTGCTGGGAGCGCTGGGCGCGATCCTCAAGCGGCGCTGGCAATGCCGGCTCGTGTACAACGTTCGCGATCTCTACCCGGACATCGCGCACGCCATCGGCGGAGTAAAGAATCCGCTCCTGCTGAGTCTGCTCGAACGCGGCAATCGCCTGGCTTTCGATCGCGCCGACCGCGTCGTCGTCATCGGCCATGATATGCGCGCGCGAGTGCTCGCCAAGGGCGTGCCCGAAGATCGCACGGTCGTGGTCCCGGACTGGGTCGACTGCGAGCGAATCCGTCCCCTGGCGAGCAATCCCTTCCGCGCCCAGTTCGGCGACAAGTTCGTCGTGATGTATTCGGGCAATCTCGGGCTCTCGCAGCAACTCGACACGGTGCTCCAAGCGGCCGAGATTCTCCGCGACGATCAGCGAATCGTGTTCGCCCTGATCGGCGAGGGTGCGAACAAGAAAGCGCTGATGCAGCATGCCGCGGCGCGCGCCTTGGTCAACATCATGTTTATGCCGTATCAACCGAAGGACAAGCTCGCCGAATCGCTCGGCGCCGCCGACCTCCACCTGATCCCGCTCGCGCCCGGCACCGCCGGATGTCTCGTGCCCAGCAAGATCTACGCGATCCTCGCCGCCGGCCGGCCCTTCGTTGCGATGATGGATGAAACGGCCGAGGTCGCTCGAATCGCCCGCGAAGAAGCCGTGGGCTTCGTGATTCGCCCTGGCGACGCGCGCGCTCTGGCGAGCGCAATCGGTGACGCGATCGATCGGCCCGAAATCCTGCGCCAGATGGGCGCGCGCGCCCGACGTGTCGCCGTGGATCGCTTCGATCGCCACAAGGTTACTCGCGAGTTCGATGCGATGTTGACGCGCGTCGCCGTGGGCCCCGCCTAG
- a CDS encoding carbamoyltransferase C-terminal domain-containing protein, which yields MLIIGINAYHGDASAAAIVDGQLVAAVEEERFSRIKHSAGFPAAALRSVLAASGATPRDIDMIAVARDPWARILAKAWRALRMPALARERLSVRGRFSSIGAEVARVLELDSEPTVARVEHHMGHLASAFLVSPFDEAAVYSIDGLGDFASAMWGVGRGSTITPMGAITFPHSLGLFYTALTQYLGFPKYGDEYKVMGLASYGEPELLDEFRRVVIADSDTMDFRLAPEYFTHPQGEAAMTWDEGEPRVGRLFSDYLVEWLGAPRDPAAPVEKKHMAIASSIQRRLEEVVLDRLRTLRRATGMRKLCLAGGVAFNCVVNGKILEQTGFDDIYIQSAAGDAGLAIGAAMYQAHKNGARRDFVMNDSYWGPEFNDAQIAVLLEARASEISRERCEVRHVDNEQELCRTTAAAIADGKVIGWFQGRMEWGPRALGNRSILADPRRAEMRDILNAKIKRREMFRPFAPSIVEEATAEYFTQSYPSPFMLMAYDVRAEKRSIIPATTHVDGTGRLQTVNREQNPLYHALIGEFGRQTGVPILLNTSFNENEPVVCKPEEALDCFLRTRMDLLVMGNYTVRRAGTEEHRPHA from the coding sequence ATGCTGATCATCGGCATAAACGCCTACCACGGCGACGCCAGCGCGGCCGCGATCGTTGACGGCCAACTCGTCGCTGCCGTGGAAGAGGAGCGGTTCAGCCGGATCAAGCACTCCGCCGGCTTTCCCGCCGCGGCGTTGCGCTCCGTGCTGGCCGCGTCGGGAGCTACGCCGCGCGATATCGACATGATCGCGGTGGCGCGCGATCCGTGGGCGCGCATCCTCGCCAAGGCGTGGCGTGCGCTCAGGATGCCGGCCCTGGCGCGCGAGCGTCTGAGCGTTCGCGGCCGCTTCTCCTCGATCGGCGCCGAGGTGGCGCGGGTGCTCGAACTCGACTCCGAGCCCACTGTCGCTCGTGTCGAACATCACATGGGTCATCTCGCCAGCGCCTTCCTGGTCTCGCCGTTCGATGAAGCCGCGGTTTACTCGATCGACGGGCTCGGCGATTTCGCGAGCGCGATGTGGGGCGTCGGGCGCGGCAGCACGATCACGCCGATGGGCGCGATCACCTTTCCGCATTCGCTCGGGCTCTTCTACACCGCGCTCACCCAGTATCTCGGCTTTCCCAAGTACGGCGACGAGTACAAGGTGATGGGACTTGCATCGTACGGCGAGCCCGAGCTGCTCGACGAATTTCGCCGCGTGGTGATCGCCGATTCTGATACCATGGATTTCCGGCTCGCACCCGAGTATTTCACGCATCCACAGGGCGAAGCGGCTATGACCTGGGACGAGGGCGAGCCGAGAGTGGGGCGGCTCTTCTCGGATTATCTCGTCGAGTGGCTCGGGGCGCCGCGCGATCCTGCCGCGCCGGTTGAAAAGAAGCACATGGCGATCGCGTCGTCGATTCAGCGCCGGCTCGAAGAGGTCGTGCTTGATCGTCTGCGCACGCTTCGGCGCGCCACCGGGATGCGCAAGCTTTGTCTCGCCGGCGGCGTCGCCTTTAACTGCGTCGTCAATGGCAAAATCCTCGAGCAAACCGGCTTCGACGATATCTATATTCAGTCGGCGGCCGGCGATGCGGGCCTCGCGATCGGCGCCGCGATGTATCAAGCGCACAAGAACGGCGCGCGGCGCGACTTCGTGATGAATGATTCTTACTGGGGCCCCGAATTTAACGACGCGCAGATCGCCGTGCTGCTCGAGGCGCGCGCCAGCGAAATCTCGCGCGAGCGCTGCGAAGTTCGCCACGTTGATAACGAACAGGAGCTGTGCCGCACCACGGCCGCGGCGATCGCCGATGGCAAAGTGATCGGCTGGTTCCAGGGAAGGATGGAATGGGGTCCGCGCGCGCTTGGTAACCGCAGCATCCTCGCCGACCCGCGGCGCGCGGAGATGCGCGACATTCTCAATGCCAAGATCAAGCGCCGCGAGATGTTCCGGCCGTTCGCGCCCTCGATTGTCGAGGAGGCAACCGCCGAGTACTTTACTCAGTCCTATCCATCGCCCTTTATGCTGATGGCCTACGACGTCCGTGCCGAGAAACGATCCATCATACCGGCGACGACGCATGTCGACGGCACCGGGCGTCTGCAGACCGTGAACCGTGAGCAGAACCCGCTCTATCATGCGCTGATCGGCGAGTTCGGCCGCCAAACCGGCGTTCCGATTCTCCTTAACACTTCGTTTAATGAGAATGAACCGGTAGTGTGCAAGCCGGAGGAGGCGCTGGATTGCTTTCTGCGGACCAGGATGGATCTGCTGGTGATGGGTAATTACACGGTGCGGCGCGCCGGGACTGAGGAGCATCGGCCGCACGCCTGA